Genomic DNA from Salvia miltiorrhiza cultivar Shanhuang (shh) chromosome 1, IMPLAD_Smil_shh, whole genome shotgun sequence:
ATTTGTTTCTTCATTTATTGGGCAATAGTGTGGAAGTAGTTTGTTCAAGTGTTAAGTTTTTTTAACTTGTGCTGAATGAAGTTAACTCATTCAAATTTTCTGATTTTAGGTTATATCTTTAAGTGTTCAATCTTAATGTAAGGATGTTATCCCCTTGTACCTTTTGAACTTAATGTTATGAAATGAAGCAAGTGTTATATTCCAATGAAAGAAGATGAATGTAGACTAAAACCATGTCCATTAAACCAACCTCAAAATGAAGCAAGTGTTTGGTATAAAAGCTATCTAAATATCAGACAAAATGGACATAAATCATCCAAAAGAGAGTATGTTAACCATCTCTACTGCTATTACAAAAGCTGGATTAAGTCTTCAATATCAAAATGCTTCATGATGGCCGACTTTCTTGTATGGAAACTTCAGTGGTTGCAATTTCAGAAATAGTTCCACTGCTCGATCTTGTCCTTCGTGGGTTAACAAATTGAACCCCTCGAGAACATCCTTTATGCCATTAAATGAAAAAGGTGTTAGTAGGTTGTTGATACTTAATCTTACAATTGAAATCAATGGACAATGATTGTTATAGTACCTTGAAGTATATGTTTCCAGTTTCTGGAAACACAATAGAGCCCACACATTTTCTTACTATTGCTCTTTCTCTTTCCACAACCTTGTCCTTTCCTTTTGGGGCTAAGGATGTAGAGCCCTTTTCAACTCTGTTCCAGAGGCTTCTTAGCTTTAGGTGGCCTGGCTCTCTTCTTTTCCTCTCACGGTTATTTCTCTACAGCCTCGTTCTTACATGTACGAGTGTTATGCCCAGGCTGCATACACCTACTACATGTCATTTTCACTCCATTCTTCTTGAGCTTGTGGGTGTTATTTGGGTTTACTTCATCCGAATTCCTCTTCCTTTTCAGTTTTGGTCTACCCGACATCCTTCTTATGTGTGGTGGAAACGCTGTGTAGCCCTCAGCATCCAACCACATCTTCTTCCCATTTAAAGGTTTCAAACCAAATGCGTATGCCAATTTATATCTCTTAATAGTATAGTAGTCATGAATGTATGCAACCGAATCCACTTTTAAGAATGCTAAGGCAACTATGGCATGCACACATGGAATTCCATTTAATTCCCAAACTCTACATGTGCATGCCCTAGACTCTATCACAACTACAAATTTGTCATCATGGTAATGAACTTCAAATTTTCCACCTATGGCCGGATGTACTTGACAGTTCCTACTCTGCATTTTCAGATTTTCAAGTTTTTTCCTAATTTGTGGGCAGATAGAATCATCCCAATTTTcaggtatactcaacttcttaACCTGCCTTTCCATCGAGGAACATCTTATATCCTCAAGCATATCTATGACAAGCTTACCTCTAGATTGACAACATACCCATTAAACGTCTCGGATACGTTGTTATCAATCATATCACAAACAGGAGCTAGGGATATGAATGCCTTACAGAACTTGTGAAGACCTCTGTCAAGGAAATTATCATGGGCAACCTCACTTTCTTGCTTCCTCTACATAGGTACTCCTACAAGATTTTCAAAATAGATTTTTGAGTTTGCCTCCCTTATGTTGCTTTTTCCAATTGCAGTAGACATGTTTAGCGCAATTGAGATGTTCGGCAAATGCCACAAGAGAGTTCACAGCATTTATCAACCTCTACATAGAAAAGTTACAAGTTAGAAAACAAACTAAACCTAAAATTATTGGAAAAAATGAATATGACAGCCCCTAACCTTTTGTTGGTCACTTATAAAAGTGAACCCATTCACATCCGAAATCAATTATCAAAAATTGTTCTTCCATTAACATATTAACCCTATAGTAAAGAACACTTCATTGGACTCAAAGACATCAAGAAAAATAACTACAAAAAAGATTTTAGAGGATTGCGGAGGGAAAGTAATCACACACCTTTCTGCCATTACTGTGTTTCGACTGTTGCACAACCTTCGAACTTCGTCTTCGATCACCCAGAAAAACGGAGGAGAAACGCCGCTTCGACCTTCCTTCTTCTCATCCGTGTGTGTTGCGTAATGTGTTTGCAATGGTAGGAAAGATCGTTCATATTCTTGCCGCCTTTTAAAACTCACAAAGCGAAACGACGTCGCATCGGGTGATGTGATATTAATAGAACACGTTGGCGCCACGTATTAAGTGAATAACGCCACATAGGATAATTCCGATAttggatttggccggaaaatctatcatgggaaaattggaaaaatccaatagtttgtgattttttataggaaattgaaagatgggaaaaaatgaaaagctATAATGCACGGATTCGCCGGAAATCAACCCCGTGCAGTATCCGATTCGCgcggggggcgggtgcgggcgcgattcgcgtgggattcgcacgggattcgccacctggcgaatccccccaaaaatcaaaaaaaaaaaatttagattCGCGAATCGGATTCGCGAATCGGGATTCACTCTTGTTGGCTGGCAGGAGGCGAGGCGGCATGATCCGAGACGGTTGCCGCGTGCTTCGAAAAGGGTGCAGCGAAACCTGTATTCTAAGACCTTGTTTGCAGTGGATCGAGAGCACCGACGCACAAGGCCACGCCACCGTCTTCGTCGCCAAGTTCTTCGGCCGCGCCGGCCTCATATCCTTCATCTCCGCCGTCCCTGAAACGCAGAGGTGCTGCTGCTCGAGCTGTTGGGGTCGGATCTTGTGATGGGAATGGAGGAAGGGGAGTGGCGGAGGCCATTGGTTGTGGTGGAGGTGCTGCTGCTCGAGCTgttggatgagagagagagagtgtttggGGAAGGGATTACGGATGAGAGAGAAGGGGGGGGGGGCGCCGCGtgagagtagagagagagagggcggtgGGTTGTGATAAGGAGAGAGAATAGGGTTGAGAAGAAAATGGGCCGattcttttaattaaatctCATGGGCCGATTTTTGTTAATTTCATGGGTCATGCTTTTTTTTATTGGgctcaatttatatatttttacttaaatgtagtattaaatatttaaactaATACATTATACTCTCTAATCTAAGTCTTCTAAATTctcgaatcgcaccctataaatTTTATtggttttatatataataaaatatataaaaatatatatatttgattggttatatgtaataaaatatataaatataatagacgtatccttcacgaatcgcaccctataatttttgaaaatccgtatccccgcacCCGAATCAtatcgctcccgcacccgccccccgcACCTGTGCAATCTTGATGAAAAGTGACTGCAGTTTAAAGATTTaaaggcaattaaccctaaattttaAGGTAATTTGCAATTCCAAAATTTAGTGAAACTttgtatatataaagataattaacctttaaaaattatgaatttgagAAGAAATGATCTAGGTGGCACCAAAATAAATAAGTCCAATATTAAGGACAATGACAACAAGAGAAAAAgtcgtcatcatcatcatcatctaccAATACATAGTCAAATTCTTACAAGTTACAACACATATTATTCTCTCGGCCCACCAATTATATGTACACCAAACCAGTGAAACAATTAGGATACAAAAACAGGAAAGAATGTAATAAACAAAACTTCTAAACAGCTCATAATGCTGCTCAAGCTGAAGCTTCCCTCCCTAAAATAGATGGGCAAGGTAGTCGGTAAAAGGCGAAAACTGCCGGCTATCACCGGTTGCTGCCGCCATCCAAGAAACTCCGTAGGCTGCATAAAGCCTCTGCGGAGAGGCTGCAGCATCTCAGCTTCTTCTGGCGCGTCGACAGTTGCTCTGTTTGATCCAGACATGTAAAACACACGATGATCACTGTGAGATTGTCGAAAGTGTTGAGACGAAGGGCCTCCATCACGAGGTCCTTCGCGCATTGCTCAGGGTCGTCGTGTCGTCTGAGCCCGCGACGAACGAGGCTAACGGCTTGCTGGCTTGACAAGACATCCCAGATTCCATCACATCCAATTATGAGGAACTCATCATCCTCTGTTAGAGTGATTTGGTGAAATTCAGGTTCTGCAATGAGAGGCGAGGAGGAACCTCGCGGCAGCTTCATGTCCCAGTCGCCCAGGGCCCGAGTAACAGAGAGAACACCGTTGAGATAGCCATCGTCAATGAATCCACCCAATTCCTCGACACGCCTTCTCTCCGATGCATATGTAGGCCTGTGATCTTGAGACATATCAATCGCCTCGCCTTTCCGGCAGAGAACTGCTCGGCAGTCCCCTGCATTCGCCACCATTAGAAGCCTGGAGTGCAGCACAGTTTTTCTCAGTTTCTAGGTGAAGACACAAACTAGAATCCAACTTAAGATAATTGCCACATTTAACACCACTTTACACCATTTTGCTATTTTCACATCAGTTTAAGGGGGCGTTgggggtgtttggctaagcttataatCTCagcaaaacagcttataagctcttgagaagAATTCGGTAAAATAAGTTCCTAAACATTTCCTTCACcctacttattttttcataatcataTAACCCTACTATGATTTGTTATTTCCATAATATACTTTTCCACTTTCAGttctcttcaattttctctttctaactcaCAATTCTATCTCTAgctttataagttcaattatcttAGAGCTTATAATGACTCTAAAATAAGCttaaccaaacaccctctaagtttTATCCCAATACAACTATCACTTATTAAAATATGATGTCCCAATACATATCATGTCATAAAATAGAGTAATAATCCTCTTTAGCTAGTTTAGCTGAATAACTTGAACAGTGTGAAAATTgccaaaagaaattgaaaagtgATGTTTTAATTGCTAATTATGACAATAAACCTTTTACTATAATCCAACTTACGAAGAGTGATGAAGAACAAAAATATACCTCCCAACGACGAGAGCTGTCAAAGCAGTTGTTCCAGAAGAAGTGCTCACGCTGCCATCATCAGCTAAGGCCATATCCGCTAGCAGAAAAGCTTTCCTCAGACATTTCTCAACCTCCAATATGAATGCATCATTCACTTCAGAAGCTCGGGGGAAATCACCATCTTCGAAGAAGAATCTCATTGCGTGTTTTCTAACATAGGCTGCAGCCTCAGGCCCTCCATGACCATCAAAAACCTGCAAAATGCACCAAAGTCAGATGCTGCCAATGCCAAACATCATTGAAAAAGAAACAACGAAAAGGCTACTCACCCCATAGAAGGCACTAGGTTCGGGGACTGTGATGAGCGACCCCAAGTGTGCTGACAGATCATCTATCCTTATGTGTTCGTCTTCCATGTATCTTCGCGGACCAATATCAGCAAAACCACCAGATCGAATGCTTGGTACAAACGGCACAGGCGTCTCCGGAGATTTAACATCCTTGACATACAGACAATACACAAAACACATACTTGTGAGCAAACATGTCAAATACAAACCAATAAATCGAATGATTTGAGAGATAAGTGCTTAGGGATCATGCTAATTCAGGGCTAGTGGTATCAAATATGGCTTATTATGTGGAATTCTGCATCAGACTTAGCAATCTTTTGTCAAAAGCGCAGCAGAAACTAACCACTGAAGCAATTAATCATGGTCTAAATCAAAgatcattaaatttattatgatgaaaGCATAAAGTCAGCCCTAAAAAAATGATTCCCAGAATTCTGCTTAAGCTTCCATTGATTTAGCAACAATACAAAAGTACCAAACCaatcaattataaaatttgttttgaattcCTTACTCAAAAACGTTCTTGACCCGAACAAACTACTCTAGTGCAATTTTGAATTCATCATATCTTCCcaaaagattgaatcttttcATCAAGAATCTTTTTTCTATTCTTTTCCCAAATCTCATTAACAAATCCAAGACTCACAGCCAACCTAAAAAATTTGAATGTTGTACAATTCAAGAACTAAACCTATAACTCAACGCATGCATATTTAAGAACGGAGCTAAACATAGGCTAGCTTAAATCAGGGAaaataaaagggaaaaaaaatccaCACAAAAAGGGAGGAACAAAAAATAGGAATTTGAGGTAGAAATCATACAAGTTGAGAAGAGGGCACATCCAACATAGGGATGCTTGTTCGAACTACCACCTCGGCTTCCGCTCCCATCTCCTTCGTCTTCTTCAATCACTAAGCTCTTTCAGACAACTCTTTTCTTGGAAAAATGGAATCTTTAAACCTGAGTCCTtgaaaattttactcttaattTTTAGGCGATGAATCTAATATTAACAAAGAATGAATTTTCGCTTCTGGGACTTTCTTGGTATTTCTGTCCGTGTGAAAAAGATGACCAAAACTGCGCACAAGTCGGCTTGAATCGTTACTTATAGGTGGGGGAGAGATACCGGGAAACCGGCTGTCAGCTTGTGGTGACCGACAACTGCCTGCCGCCCCTTTGAGCTAAAACTAAACTATATACTATCAGTATCACAGAGTTATACTCCATAATTTGGTCATTGATGATTCCTTCAACACCCGAATCTTCTGTGGTCTTTTGATTCTTGCATATCTGAGTTTTGTTGTCAATTATTTTAcacttcatcacttaattagtgtctttttttttttcaaattaatatgctgatattttaattattttgaaacaGTTAATAATATATGTAGTTTGTTTATAAATTTCAGTTgagaattatttttattcgaATCGACAATATATAAGtggatttattatatttatttcctTTGTTGGCATGTAATTCCTCTTTGAGaacttttttttgtgtgtgaaaAGTATAGCATGTAGCACAAGCTGCACAACACAGTTTTCTTGTTTTCAAGATAATTTTAGTTCTGCTGAATTCGTAATACAAATAATAGTGATGAAGtgtaatatatatatggagtataTTATAGTGAATTACGATAATATAAGTTAAATATCTTTAATCTTATGTCCATTGCATAAAATAATAGATTGAACTGCAAATTACTGTtgtactagcatttgcatcccgtgcaatgcacggaaaatatttttatatttttatatttatataaaattgatacaaacttaattatcatatttataaatttaataaaaataataattttatcataatatatttgagttgaatattaaaaaaattaaaaattaaagaagagttcacaataataaaaattaatattatgaaaaggcataATATGAgtaaaaagaacaaaacaaaacaaaaaaaatagaatttttcacaaaaagaggagagatgaaagataaatttttttaaaaattttaatcattaaataaatatgactcctacattttaaatcaaatattaacataaaacatatcaaagtaaagctcttatcgtaatatttaatttaagggttaagtatcaaataagcccctatcatagtggcccttatcacgtttGGCTCactatagtcgaagttggtcCAATTAAACCCTCATACTACCTAAAATCGAACAATTGGGCCCTCTGCCCTAACGGCAACTTAACAGCCGTTAactatttacaatttttttttaatttcgttaGTGTGCTGCATAGGCTGTGCTTCGCCAAGCTGGCCGGAAACTCGCCGGAAAATCTTCCACAACCTCTGCCCCTCCATTTCATTTCCCTCTTCCTCTCTCCCGCACTACGTCTTCTCCCTCCTCCACCGCTCCTCCTCCCCACCTCCGCCTCTCTCATCGACGCCACAACCCGCCGCTGCATCCCCCTCTCTCACCTCCCCCACCTCGTCCAATCCCTAGCAGGTTTTGCGGCTCCTTGGCGTTCGTCTGGGAGTCGACGGCGATTAGGGGCTGGGTTTGCTCCGGCAAATCTTGTCAGCCCAACCGCCGTGAACAATTCCCAACAGAGTTGCCGTTGCTGGGGTTGCTGTGAGGCGGCACGAAGTTCTGAATCGCAGCGTGGGCGACGCGATTTTAGACGTGGGCTTGTCATTTTTCAGACGGGGAGATGGCTGCGATTTTAATCGCGCCTCCTCCTCCTTGCGTGTTTATCTGGCGGCGAGTTTACAAGGTGGTCGACGATAGGCGGAGGGAGGCTGTGCAGGCAGCGGCGCCGCTCAGTGGCGGCGCGAAACCCTAGGCGGTGATTGCTTTGGCTTCATCCGGTGTGTTTCCGACCAGTTTTCGGCCAATTTTACGGTCAAAAGCCAGGTGGGTTGCTTTGGCTTCATCCGGTCAAAACCCATGGTGTGTTCTCGGAGAAAAATTAACTgtgttaaaaaattaaaaataaaataaaatagttcaCGGCTGTTAAGTCGCCGTTAGGGCATAGGGCCCAATTGTTCGATTTTAGGTAGTATGAGGGTTTAATTGgaccaacttcgactatagggagccaaacgtgataagggccactatgatatgggcttatttgatacttaacccttaatttaatatgcatattaaatattttataaatagtataatttcacaattttagaaagaaatataataaaaaaataagatcataaagaaaaaggaataaataaaaattatactttacaaataaaccttcaattttattataactagaAAACTGTcacttattaattttaaaattaatttgaaattaaaaattaccttcttaatattttaaaaattattatgtaaatataaatttctaaattatttACAACAAATGCCTATAAATTGtgtatacacacacacataaacatataattcattatggaattttaaatgattataatgtgtttattttaaatttattttttaaatatcatatatcaaattaaagcttgtATCACGGTCTTTAATTCAAGATCCATACTTCATATAATTTCATGGAtgaagattttaaaaaataatgaaattaaagaaaataaataaaaaacaatttgtTTTTATGCACAAAATTATGCGCTATTTCCACTTTCTTAAATCCAAATGTAATTTCTCAATCTATTGCATAAATAAAAGCAGTTTTTGGTTCCCCTTTCTTTCAAACGTGGGACTTGTAATTTTAATCAAGTTAGTTTACTcaatttttgaatatatacaatGGTCATTACTTTTTAAAGAAattacaaaattgccattcaaatcaatttaaaattgatttcaaattaaaaattgcCTTTTTAATCTAGTATAGATTTGGAACTCAAGAGATATTCATATACGatgtattttataaatatatcttTTCTATACGCATAGATAAAAATATGAGTTTTGTAATCATTTTTGTGTAATAAGATAAACATAACTTTAATAGATCCCACCATTTCTAcaatgaatatatattttaacatATTCATAAGAATCTGAAAAAATGGccacaaaatatttatttctctcACCTGTTTTCTTGTCTCTCTCTTTTCACATTTGATTAACCGTGCCCTAAAAAGCATAAAGAAATCCACGTAATCGTGCACATCTCTATCGTCTATAATCATATCGAGTGAACATGAGTTCAACAATAATTGAATTCAACCATAAGTACTCGGCACATAAGGAGCATGTCGAAGAAGATAGCAACCGAAATCCCCAAAGATCGTGCAAAGATGCTGAAATCACCAATCCCAACCGCCAAAGAATGAGTAATATTTAGAATTCTCGTCCCCTCTAATTAGTATCCACACCCCTttaaatttggaacaatgttgtTGATATGATGagtttacatatttatttataaattttggttgATTTGAGGGTAAATGCACAATGGTACAATTTCTAAATGCAATACGATATAATCATCATTGTCTTCTAGTTGCTCATTAATCTGTTGCATTAGACTAGTACGATAAAATTGTTCTGCAGACATGAATACAACTTCCCCATTGCCGCCTATGTACTCAGCTTTCTTTCAATGGCCACCTTGGCATATAACTATATATAGCTCGAaattctatttatttaaaaaaaacacacacacaaaataatGTAAATTTTACTAAAAAGATATGCATGACTACAAAAACAAAACCTTTTTCTGTATACGTCTATAATCATGTACATAAAgtaattgtgaaaaaaaaaaaaaatcaaacgtGTATAAGAAAACAACTGTGCCCCAATCATGTATGAAAGAATCCTAAATCGTGTGTGACGATGAGTTATATCATGTTACTTTATAAAATTAGACTATAAAGTTTCTATACACAAGTACATGCTTTAATATGTCATGCGTATACCAAAAATTATCGGAAGgaaataaacataattaaaaaaaccaTAATCGTGTAGTTAAGTTTGAAAGTATGTACAACCGTGTATGTATTTTGTGTTGCAAATATGGTTTTGACCATAATcggaatttaattatttaattaaatatttattatttaattgaaataattgttggatgttaatctacgtctcgagtagatgaacgtggtatacttgaaatctcaaaaccgatttccggtgagtgagatattgtatatcgaagtttggatgttgagtaATGAAATAACACTTGGAAGTGTTGGACAACTTGGGCTTCTTGGTTGGTCCAACTGAGCTTGTCTCCAGCCAAACCACCGAAGCCCATTAGGGCAGCCCTAGTCTGCAAAGAGGCAGAACAGCAGTTTCGAAATTGCACAGTCTTTGTACTCTGCGAATTGATGGAGAATCAATTTTATAACTTCCAATTCAAATGGTTTTGAATTGTGTGACATCCATAACAGCTCCTTGCTGTTTAATGTGCTTAAATCCTCCATATGTATGAGagttgcctataaataggcgtCTAGAGCATTGCATTCCATACATGAAAATTCTGCATTTTTCACTCTCATTCCAAGCATAAacgctcagttcttgatcctattccgttcgccggagctcgtcggattgtggtgctacatccaacgagacatcgccgttttacctttggggaagattcgcc
This window encodes:
- the LOC131024337 gene encoding probable protein phosphatase 2C 2 — its product is MGAEAEVVVRTSIPMLDVPSSQLDVKSPETPVPFVPSIRSGGFADIGPRRYMEDEHIRIDDLSAHLGSLITVPEPSAFYGVFDGHGGPEAAAYVRKHAMRFFFEDGDFPRASEVNDAFILEVEKCLRKAFLLADMALADDGSVSTSSGTTALTALVVGRLLMVANAGDCRAVLCRKGEAIDMSQDHRPTYASERRRVEELGGFIDDGYLNGVLSVTRALGDWDMKLPRGSSSPLIAEPEFHQITLTEDDEFLIIGCDGIWDVLSSQQAVSLVRRGLRRHDDPEQCAKDLVMEALRLNTFDNLTVIIVCFTCLDQTEQLSTRQKKLRCCSLSAEALCSLRSFLDGGSNR